The Tachysurus fulvidraco isolate hzauxx_2018 chromosome 10, HZAU_PFXX_2.0, whole genome shotgun sequence genome segment GACTGACAGCTCAAATAACAAAACATTATGATCACAGCATCTCTGAAAGCATGCAGTATTCCATTTACTCTTCTTCCTTATTCCAGCAGTAAAAAGAGACTGTGTCCTCATTAACCCTTTTATGTTCATAACTGGTCTGTCTATGTTCTGCTGCAAACCAGGTCACCAGCAAGATGCTCCATTTGCCTTCCTTACTTTGAATGTCAGAACAGACTACTAAGAATCACCCATCCATCCTGCAACTCATCAACATAATTTATTTGGGAATTTTGGTGggtcatatatatttttatattacagattagaaacatttcaaaatgttctTTGGATTCATTTCATCCTGGTCATGGTTTTATCTGGAACACTGGGTGCAAATTCCGGGATGGGAAATCAGTagtttatattatgttttaaaataaatatggaaaAGTGTAATAAGACTATGAAACAGGATACTGTTCTATTTGTTATCATAGTTTATTCCATTTTTGATAGAGATTTTTAAGTTATTATTGAGTAATATGAAGTACAAAATGAGATGTTCACATTATATGGTACATTTCTATCTATCTGCACAATGAAACAGCCACATGTGTCATGGAATGTCATAGCACCAGGCAGTATTCATGTACTCTGTCTAGTAATAAACctatgaatatttattaaatttatatttaaatatatagtaatatatttCATAATATATGGCCAGGGTGAATcaacctctatctatctatctatctatctatctatctatctatctatctatctatctatctatctatctatctatctatctgtctgtctgtctgtctgtctgtctgtctgtctgtctgtctgtctgtctgtctgtctgtctgtctgtctgtctgtctgtctgtctgtccctgttTGGTTGGTCCTTTTTTGTAGGATGGCCAAATTAAGCCTCTTTTTAAGTACTTTTCTCTCTCAGTTATCAGAGTATCATTGTAACTATGACAATCCCAAACTCAATTTGCTGCACTAATTCAGACAGAAAACTATATTATTTATACTGGAGCCACATTTCAGTGCTGTAGCCCAGGTGAGGAGTGGGTTGTTCGGTTAGTCTCCTCATAATAACATCATGCATACTCGCTTTGTCACAACAGTACAGGTTTATGAGTAAATCAGATTTTATGtctataatgaaaataatgataatgatatgcCTGCTTATTATACTAAAGAGTAGATTTGTAACTGATTTGTATTTTAGTAAAACAGCAAAGCTGACATTTAGCAGATTGTCCCAGCGGGACCTGTCATTTGTTTACACCAATTTGAGATGGAAAATGAAAAAGACCCGTAATCACATcaattacacacatcacaggATTTTTGAGCCCCTAGCCTTTAAGTGTTGTTTCTGGATCTATCCCCTCAAGagtacatatgcatacacatacacaaaaactgTATTGTGGTACTAAGGATTTTATATTGAAGATAaacttttgctttctttctgtaCCTTTTAGAATAAACCTTTTTCATATCTAGAGATTTATCTCTGTTAATCTCCACCTTGAAAGATGCCTGTGAGCCATGTGGACATATGTAGACAAAAAGTAtctgtttttagaaaaaaaaatgttcgaACTTTCCATtctttaaaaattttatttgattctttTTTGCAAATAGATTATATATGCAAAGCTAATGATTTAATTACAGACTACTATCATATAATGTACATACTTACACATCTCTTTTGAGAATAATAGTTGTTTTTGATAAATTCAAGTTAGTTTATAAAAGATGCCCTGGGACACACATCCACCTAGCCTGAGCTAGACAGAAGCTGCAATGTGGACCAGTGAGAAGTGACATTTGTTATGCTTTGTGAATCTCCAGGTTTCAGGGCATCACATTTCCCATTATTCCATGAGGGGGAAACTCCCTTTTTGTGGAGGAAATGAGAATACTAAATGATGTGTGCTTGCACAcaccacattcattcattaattttctactacttatccgaacttctcgggtcacggggggtctgtgcctatctcaggcgtcatcgagcatcaaggcaggatacaccctggatggaatgccaacccattgcagggcacacacactcttattcactcacacactacggacaattttccagagatgccaatcaacctactgtaccatgcatgtctttggactgggggaggaaaccggagtccccggaggaaaccctcgaggcacggggagaacatgcaaactccacacacacaaggcggaggcgggaatcgaacccacaaacctggaggtgtgaggcgaacgtgctaaccactaagccaccgtgcccccccacaccacatactgtacttcTCTATATTGCAAGTCAAATGAGGACTGATTAGCGTGAGGACTTTGCAGCAAATCCTTATTCTGCAaagtcaaacaaatggtgtCATAGTTGTACAATATGaggttaaatgtttaatattatcaAAAATACCCTGAGGAATACTAATGAACAGATCCAACATTGGCCTGACACCTTTCTTAACCCTGATGCACTTGTTAGAAGTCCTGGATCTTAACAGAAACTTTTATCTAACCAACCACCATCCTTACACAGGAATAGCTAAAAACACCAATAGCTCAAAATGGCTGCcctggatggatagatagattgatggaGGTTAGTGCCTAGATTTAAGTGCAGCGGTTTGTAATGAATTACTGATCTCATCATTTATAATGCATACCTTTGAAATATTAACATTCCTCATTACTGCACTTTAATTGGCTGTCTTTAAAAAGTCATTCATTACTTCGAAGGTCTGTAAGTTAGCCCACATTGTGTCTAtgtaatttttgtgtgtgtctgttcactAGACTGTAAAAGACTGAACTTCCCATTATCATATTACTGCTGGCTATAAGAGATGACCTCAACACATTTAGCACACCATTCACATCCATAGACTGAGGGCGGTGACATCACCACAAATCTACTACACAACCAGTGTAAAAATTGTTAAATGAAATGGATacaataaacagaataatatacttgtattcatttataaaataattgttcTACATTTTTTGTCCATTCATCTGTCCCTCTGCCTGTccatctgttcattcattcctcTCCATTACTCCTTTTATACTGGTTGGATGGGCCTTTTGCATTATCCTCTatacctttttattatttaatgttctCCTGATTGTGTAATCCTGGTTTCTTGCTAAGTCCTAGCTCATGTAGTATAAAACAGTATCCACAGAGGGCTGAGTACAACCATTCTATCAGCAAAGCAACATTCTctcaaacccccccccccacacacacatacaatggtTTCAGTTCTTATTAGACAAATAGACAAATTAGTCCATAGACAACTGAAGCCCCAAGGACAAATTAACTGGTTTTACTACCTGAAAACTCACTTTTGCTCAGTCAGCTGATGGAGAACTAGATGCAATGTGGTTATAGTCAGCCCTCTGTGGGTACAGAATGGAACTACAGCAAAAAGTGTAGCGCAAGAGAATGCACACAACCCCAAGCACAAAACAGAGAGAAGGGTAAGAATGTGAGACATAGAAAAAATTAAGAAGGATCCAGGTGTAGGAAACACTCCTTATCCACGTTTTATATGCCAACTGCTACTGTCTAGTTGTCTGCTCATTTCAGATTTCCATCCTGTCTGTTTTGCTCAATTCATTAGAATACCatatgtaactgctgctattatattaagtgttcattccatTATTTCTGGACATATActatagaatatacagtatttacactggtcttGAAAGGTTAGTGAAAAAATCAGCCTTgagaaaacaaactaaaaaaaggttaattaaaaaaaataattccctTAATAAtccaaatgttttgtataatgCCTAAAAAGAGTGTCTGAAATACAGACAGGGTGTTTATAAGATGCAAAGATATTgctatatctaaaaaaaataaaataaacagtgtaatcctaataatttacattttttatttaataatatgtatTACAATTAATATGGAAATAAATCACATAAAGGTGTAGAAGAGAAAGTAAACAAGAGTGAAAGTATGTGGTTTTAATACTGGACTTTAAATTAGGTCTATAGGAACAAAGTTATCAGAAAGATCGGGGATCCTTCAGCCCTGTTACACATGTAATGCAAGACCCCTTCattgtttgttgtttctgtgtCACAGACAAAACCAAAGAAACAATGCAGTAACTTCTACCAGCTGCCAGTTCCTCACTAACTCTCTGTTTCCCTcctctttttccctctttttcccTCCTGCTCTTCTTTGAGAATTAAGATTAagaatttgtcattttaatcagAATCCAATTTGCCACAATACTCATTCTTTCAAATTTCAACAGTGCATTCATTTTGtgactttatttcatttaacataacatttgtatttcattattttccttcTATCTATTCTCTGTTAGACTTCCCATGTGTGAACAAGCAGACTCATACCTGAATATGTTGTTTGTGCTGTCTTCTCATATTTTCCTCAAAACTTAGTGTCTATATTTTGTTATCATTATTCTGTCTCCTTGCCCATCCCTCTCCACccccacttctctctctctctctctctctctctctctctctctctctctctctctctctctctctctctctctctctctctctctctcgctctcagagGGCGTAGGCAAAATGCGGCACTAGCTTGCTGGTAGGAAACAGAGCCAAGTTGCCATGACAACCTCAAGGTGACAGAATGTTAAGTGATATAAATATAAGCAcattgtgtttctttgtttcaacttaattaaacattttaacaatttgttttcattttattttcactgaaCATGCTAATTACTACTCATATATGATTTGGTCACATTTGTCTATTTGTCTATTGTCTATTAATTACACACTTTTTTCCAtacttttttctatttgtcCATGGAACAAGCCATCTGACTCTAGGTTTGATGCATACTTTTTATGCATAATTAAaatacttactgtacacactgtattttttgtGAAATTACTATTTTAACATTGCCAGTACAGACAAGCTGGAAAGAAACAAGACAAATTTCATTGTACATAGTACCATAGTAACAGAAGTAAACAATGCATGGATTATAATACATTAAATGAGTCCCCTAACTGTTTGGAATAGAAGGCAGTGTTTAGGTGTGGTTGAAAATTGATGATGTCAGAGCTATGAGCTCAGCTTGCTTGCCAAGAACCCCTGCTGTTGCAGAGCTGTAAGGAAAATTACCGGCCCTTCCCCCAGCCTTGCTTTCTTCCTTTATCTACCTTACTCCATCTTTCACCCCATCTCATTCTCTTATTTATGTGTCCCTCCCTGTATTGTGTATCTTTCAACATCTTTTGCTTCATATCTTCCCTTCTACCATCtcccgtatatatatatatatatatatatatatatatatatatatatatatatatatatatatatatatatatatatatatatatatataaagacatgTGTTTACTGAcataacaacaataatcaacAATGCAAGATGGCCATTGACAATTAAAGAAATTTGCTGCAGCACAATGAATCCTATAAGCTCTGTTGACACATGAAACTCTCCAGCTGTGCCTTTTTAAGGATTTACTGAAAGGGACAGTAGCCTGTGAAAACATATGCATGATTTATGCTGTGCAACATAGATGTGAGCTACATAAATAAACCCTGCAGTGTGCACAATGAACACAGGGCAAAATACGGTCATGAAAGGTGGTCAGGTTGGCAGTTtaaatatttgcaaaatataaaatattttgcttagtATTTAATTAACTAAATCAATTATATTAAACATCATCAAGACATATTTTGCATATATCTCCACCAGTTTAAGATGTATGGTAGGCTTTCTATATTCATTGTTATATCCATAAAACATGTACTCAAACTAAGACTCagaaagctctctctctctatttgtgtGAAGTCTTGCAGCAAACTGATTGACACAGCAAATGTAAGTCTGACTTAAAAggttttttccatttttcagtGCAAACAACAATTTtgaaatacacacagtataagACAACATTATAATTTTATCAATGGGAAGAATGGCTAATGAAGACAGAAAATGCATAAGGGGGATGGGGGCTAACAATAAgggctagagagagagatacagagaaagagagagagcgagagagagaggggggaagacGGTGGGAGGTAGAgataaaaggacaaaaaaaggcAATGTCAGAAAATGGAAGTGAAAGGTTCAAGGAaactaataaatacaaacaatataaattCTGCTATATCATTGTATATTGTTTCTACAAAACATCCCACAGATTAATCCAAGAAAAAGTGCAAGAATAAAATGCTTAGTTAGAGGTTCAGAGCACCAGAAGTGGAGAGCAATGGATAGCACAATTTTCAGAACCATGGACAGCAAAAACAtctaacagtaacacactgttAGTAGCCACAGAAACTTAAACTGAGAAAAAGGACATTTGTATTGTGAAGTATTGTGTGAAAATGAATTGTAATGATTTGTAAATAAACACTCTACAAAGAATATAAATTCATTATACAAAggaaaatatgtgaaaaattGTTTAGAATGTTTCTCTGTCAGCGAGGGTCCCATGAATAAGCCTGATTGAAaggtaaaaacataaaacaatccaaaaatacTCAAATAACCATTTTGGACAAGAATCTTACCTTTTCATTATGAggaagtgtttgtgttctgttaaATGTATCCCCATCATTTATACTTATCAGTTCAGCATCTGCATTTGGAAATGGAGCAGGGAATACCACTACATCACTTTTCAGTGTATCagaactaaaacacacatcatactGCTGAGTAGATTTGGAGTAAGACCAGCTTCCATCAGGATGTGTGGTGATCACAGGTGCACTGTATCTGCCGTTTGTCATGCAGCATTTTATAGCTATTAAACTGAAAATACTCAGTAAAAATATCACTGAAACTGACACAATGCCAATCAGCAAATACATGTTTAAATCTGAAAAACTGTCCTCCTTTATCGGTGCATGTTTGAATTGAGTCTTTATGTCACCTGTGCTCTCGATAACCACAACATCAACAGACACAGTGGCTGACAGTGAGGGCTCTCCGTTATCAGAAACCAAAATGACCAGTGGGTGAATTTTCAAGTCATTGTCACTCATTCTCCTCTTAGTCCTGACCTCTCCGCTACTGGTTCCAATCCAGAAGAGGTTGTTTCCTTTTGGTTCAGAGATGTGATAAGAAAGCAGCGCATTATATCCAGAATCCGAGTCTAGCGCTCTGATCTTGGTCACAAAGTAGCCTGCTTCAGCAGAATAGGGAACATTTTCAGAGTGAACAGAGCCATGCTCAGAAAAGGGAGCGAGAATACTTGGACTgttgtcattctcatccagaataaaaacattcacagtCACGTTACTGCTCAGTGGAGGAACACCAGAGTCTGTTGCCTGAACtttaaactgaaatgtttttgtttcctcATAGTTAAAAGACTTCAAAGTGTGTATCTCCCCATTATCTCCATTTATAGTGACAGCAGAAAATACATGTGATACATTTTGTGAGTCTAATATTGCATAAGTTATTTTTGAATTCTCATTTAAATCTGGATCATTAGCTGAGAGAGTGTGAATAATCTGCCCTTTTGGGCCATTTTCTGTTACATAAACATTAACTACTTGATCTGTAAAGTGTGGCGCATTGTCATTTATATCTGACACTTGAATTGTAAAAACTCGAGTACTAGAGAGAGATGGGCTTCCGTCGTCTATCGCTATAATAGCGACATTATACTCAGCTTTAGATTCTCTGTCTATAGGCCCGTCTACCACAAGAGAATAATAATTCTTGTAAGAAGACTGCAGTTTAAACGGAACTTCGCCAACTAAACTTCCATGCGCATTACCATTCTTCCCGGAATCTTTATCAGATATAGCTATTAAAGCAACGGCTGTACCTCTTTTCGCATTTTCCGTGACAACATTTATCTGGGATGTCAGCGAGATTTCCGGAGCATTATCGTTTATATCTACAACCTGAATTAATACTTTACAATGTGCTGATCGAGGAGTCAGTCCCTTGTCCTTAGCCTGTGCGTTGATTTCATACGCATTTTGTGTCTCAAAATCGACCGTGCCCCGTACTGTAATCTCTCCCGAAACGGAGTCAATGCTGAAAATGCCAACGTTATTTTCGTCGCTATCTTGATTAACCAAAGAATAAACTATTTGGCCATTTACTCCCTCGTCTGCATCTGTCGCGTTCAGATTAATCACAGCTGTTCCAATTGAAGCATTTTCTACAACGCGAATCTTATAAAGAGTTTTGCTGAATACCGGGGCGTTGTCGTTAACATCTTGCACATTCACCACTATCTGCAATGTTCCCGTCTTGGGAGGTTTTCCTCCATCAACCGCAGTCAGAATGAGAAGAATTATAGGCTGTTTCTCACGATCTAAAGCTTTCTGTAATACTAATTCAGCAGACACACTCTGTTCACTAGTTTGTACATCCAGAGAAAAATGCTCACTTTGGCTCAGCTTGTAGCTCTTTATCGAGTTACTACCCACATCAGGGTCTAAAGCTCTCGGCAGCTGAAATCTGTCTCCAACAACAGCAAGCTCGGATATATTGAAATGCTTTGATTGAACACGAAACAATGGTGCATTGTCATTCACGTCCAATACGTTCACCTCGATGCGAAACAAATTCAACGGATTGTTAACAACAGCTTCCAAAAGCACGGAACATTGTAGGGAAGCAGAGCAAAGCGCCTCTCTGTCCAGTCTCTCGTTGACAAACAATGCCCCATTTTTCAGATTAATCTCAAAATACTTCTTCCCAGACGTAGAAACGATGTGAAACATGCGTGATTCCAATTCTTCAATGTTTAGGCCGAGATCCTTTGCTAAATTTCCAACAAACGTCCCCGTATTCACCTCCTCGGATACCGAATAAGCAATCTGAGCAACAGCGAGGTCCGATATTGTTATTAAAATCACAACAGTAAGAATGAAGGAGAGGTCCGTCCTGTTATCCATATTGTGAGATCCAGTGACTAAAAACTTATAATTGAAATGTTAATCAGACAAAATCCTTTAGCATTGCCCATGTGAAAGATCTCTTGGTACGTGGTACGATCCATTTTCATGTCTGAGGAACAAAGCGGATGAGCAGTGTAAAGCCGAGGAGGCGCCAAAACCGATAGTGCGGCGATTCAAAGCGACACCAAGAGGTGttatcaaaatgttttattaaaaaaaaacaataacccTACATTAGTACCCCCTTTTAGTATTTTTTAGCTAAATAAACACTTGCGAACActtgtatttttatgtttttttcctcattaaaagaatatatatatatatatatatatatatatatatatatatatatatatatatatatatatatatatatatatataacagaagAAATAATTACGTGCAAAAAGCTAACGTATTCCAATAGCAACAAAGACGCAACAAAGATGATTTTTAAAGCcaacatgaaaaaaaacttATAAACTTAACTGCctttgaaaacaaacaaaaaactataaaaatattaagaataaTATTATTGTTGACTGTAAATATACATTAGCTTAGCAAATTGCACATGAGTATCTATGAGTAGAGCAATGCAGCagtaaaaatgagataaacataAGACAATAGTTCATAGTAATATTCAGCTTTCTTAGTAAACTTGAAATTATGAGAAGACCTGAGATCCACAGGATCTTACCTTCTCTTTATtagggagtgtttgtgtttgatcgAACGTGTCTCCTCCATTTATACTGATCAATTCAGCATCTGCAGGTGGATATTGGGCAGGGAATACCACTACATCACTTTTCAGTGTATCagaactaaaacacacatcatactGCTGAGTAGATTTGGAGTAAGACCAGCTTCCATCAGGATGTGTGGTGATCACAGGTGCACTGTATCTGCCGTTTGTCATGCAGCATTTTATAGCTATTAAACTGAAAATACTCAGTAAAAATATCACTGAAACTGACACAATGGCAATCAGCAAATACATGTTTAAATCTGAGAAACTGTCCTCCTTTATTGGGGCATGTTTGAATTGAGTATTTAAGTCAACTATGCTTTCACCAACCACAACATCAACAGACACAGTGGCTGATAGTGAGGGCTCTCCATTATCAGAAACCAAAATGACCAGTGGGTGAGTTTTCAGATCATTGTCACTCATTCTCCTCTTAGTCCTGATCTCTCCGCTGCTGGTTCCAATCCGAAAGAGGTTGTTTCCTTTTGGTTCAGAGATGTGATAAGAAAGCAGCGCATTATATCCAGAATCTGAGTCTACAGCTCTGATCTTGGCCACAAAATAGCCTGCTTCAGCAGAATAGGGAACATTCTCAGTGTGACCAGAGCCATGCTCAGAAAAGGGAGCAAGAATCTCTGGAATGTTGTCATTTTCATCCAGGATAAAAACATTCACAGTCACGTTACTGCTCAATTGAGGAACCCCAGAGTCAGTGGCCTGAGCTAtaaattgaaatgtttttatttcctcataGTTAAATGACTGCAAACTGTAAATATCTCCACTGTCAGGGTTTATGTTTACCATGGATGCCACCGGAACATTTCTAGAGATTTCCACTAATGAATATGATACTCTAGCATTGTCTGCAACATCACTGTCGAAAGcagatactgtataaataacagATCCAACCTGACTGTTCTCTTTTACATAGACATTAATAGTGGGCTTATTAAAGCATGGCGCATTATCATTCACATCAGAGACATGTACAGTAACGACTTTCATGCTGGATAGAGGTGGAGTCCCTTCATCAGTTGCTGTGATAGTGACATTATACTGAGAAGCACGTTCTCTGTCGAGAGGTCCATTTACAACTAATGTATAATAATTCTTATATGACTTTTGAATCTTAAATGGGACAGAGCCAATAATTTTGAGAGTTACCTGACCGTTTTTGCCTGCATCGTTATCAATAACAGTTATCATTCCCACCATTGTGTCAGCTGGTGTATCCTCCTTgataatgtcaactaatgaggTCACAAATATTTCAGGAACGTTATCGTTAATATCAATGATTTCTACTAGAATCTTGCACATTGCCGCTCTTGGATTATTACCTTTGTCCTTTGCCTGCACCCGAAGTTCAACcgcatttttcttttcataatcTACATCACCAGTCACTACAATTTCGCCGGTTTCTGTATTAATTGAAAATGCGTTAAGATTTTTATCGCTGTCGTGGTTAACAAACGTATATGTAATTTCTCCGTTAAATCCTTCATCCAAATCACTGGCATGCACAGTAATTACGGGCGTACCTGGTGAGGCATTTTCGTTAACCTGGGCTTTATACAGTGATCTACTGAAAACAGGAACATTATCATTAACATCTACCACATTTATAATAACCAGAATCGTTCCAGATCTGTGAGGTTTTCCTCCATCGACAGCAGTCAGTGTGATGTGGATCGCAggctgtttctctctgtctaaaGCTTTTTGCAGTACTAATTCAACCGATACACTCTGCTCTCCGCTATGTACATCTAGGGAAAAGTGTTCATTTTGGCTCAGTTTGTAGCTCTTTACCGAATTGCTTCCTACATCTGCATCATATGCGCTCGGTAACGCAAATCTCTCCCCGGGAGCAGCAAGCTCTGAAATATTTAACATCCATTCTGTCTGCCGAAATACTGGCGAGTTGTCGTTAATATCTAAAACGTTCACCTCAAACCTATATATATTCAGCGGCGACTGAGCGACAGCTTCTAGCGCTATAGAACAGTGTATGTTGCGTTCGCAAAGCTCTTCTCTATTAAGTATTTCTTTAACACTAATAATACCAGTCTTCCGGTTAAGATCAAAATACCTGCTATAAGCTTCGTTAACAATGTGGAATCCTCGGATTTCAAGATCTTGAACGTTTATATTTAAATCCTTTGCCAAATTTCCGACTGGTGTACCTGGGGCTGTTTCTTCCGCAATGTTATAGGCAATCTGTCCATTCACAAATCCCCAGAAATTAAGCAGGAGAGAATAACATATCCATGACTGAAATATTTGACCCGCGGATGCAGCCATTTTACGGAAATACAATAGCTCTGTcaagaaaaatgcaaaaatcCATTCCAGTAGTTGCGAAAGTGTATCTTGTCCGCGTTTAAATAGCAGTTACGCACAATGGCGTATTCTAAACAAAGCCGTCTGGGCAGCAGAGAGATTGCCCTGCCTCGAGAAAGGCGGAGCACAGAAAAACACGAAACAACGTAT includes the following:
- the LOC113660124 gene encoding protocadherin alpha-3-like isoform X16, encoding MDNRTDLSFILTVVILITISDLAVAQIAYSVSEEVNTGTFVGNLAKDLGLNIEELESRMFHIVSTSGKKYFEINLKNGALFVNERLDREALCSASLQCSVLLEAVVNNPLNLFRIEVNVLDVNDNAPLFRVQSKHFNISELAVVGDRFQLPRALDPDVGSNSIKSYKLSQSEHFSLDVQTSEQSVSAELVLQKALDREKQPIILLILTAVDGGKPPKTGTLQIVVNVQDVNDNAPVFSKTLYKIRVVENASIGTAVINLNATDADEGVNGQIVYSLVNQDSDENNVGIFSIDSVSGEITVRGTVDFETQNAYEINAQAKDKGLTPRSAHCKVLIQVVDINDNAPEISLTSQINVVTENAKRGTAVALIAISDKDSGKNGNAHGSLVGEVPFKLQSSYKNYYSLVVDGPIDRESKAEYNVAIIAIDDGSPSLSSTRVFTIQVSDINDNAPHFTDQVVNVYVTENGPKGQIIHTLSANDPDLNENSKITYAILDSQNVSHVFSAVTINGDNGEIHTLKSFNYEETKTFQFKVQATDSGVPPLSSNVTVNVFILDENDNSPSILAPFSEHGSVHSENVPYSAEAGYFVTKIRALDSDSGYNALLSYHISEPKGNNLFWIGTSSGEVRTKRRMSDNDLKIHPLVILVSDNGEPSLSATVSVDVVVIESTGDIKTQFKHAPIKEDSFSDLNMYLLIGIVSVSVIFLLSIFSLIAIKCCMTNGRYSAPVITTHPDGSWSYSKSTQQYDVCFSSDTLKSDVVVFPAPFPNADAELISINDGDTFNRTQTLPHNEKPKGPNADWRYSASLRAGMQSSVHMEESSVMQGAQGVLVQNWPTVSSAPDNEGGEVSPPVGAGVDSNSWHFRYGPGPGMPPQHLKPGEVPPEAFIIPGSPAIISIRQGQDGDDKSDFITFGKKEEAKKKKKKKKEKEKKDKKEKGKDDDD